GCGGTGGCATTTATCGTATCATCCCCACACCCCAAGACTGGGTAACAAGCCCCAATTACAACTGGTATgttgaatgccagagcagctgatcTGAAAGGTAAGAGCTGGAAAACTGGACCCCCCGTGGCCAATtaccaagactatgtgaagtACCCTTGGAAAGTCTATTAGAAGACGTGAATGCAGCACTATGAACAATCCCTACttcaaccatcactgaaaccaaccagctgatctatacCACGGCAGCAGGGATCCTTGAGTTGCTTGGCAATAAGATGAACAgtcacaaggagcagtaccctgcATGGAAAAGatgactagaggctaagatcaaggtaACACGGATCGAAGCTAGCCAGCTAttagagctgcagaaaggtgtgatgaagaaaggggggCCTAAGAAatacaacaagctgtccatacctgaggcattagaaactgccaagcaaagactcaaaGCCTCGGCTAACCGCTTCAAGAGGTATTCCAGGAAAATAAACCAGATGATTCCTGAAATGCCTaaaactgtacaagatcaacaggaccctaagagccttcatcaagaactcaatgggaatgtggagaagccaacttcaagccaattgcatgATGTACCAATGAGATGCTCTGCCCCCACTGGTGTTCTGCATAGGCGTGAACCCCCCTCAGCCTGATCATCAACAATACTGGCTACGGATAACGACTACGGAATGAAGAAAAAATCatccacctcctctacatggatgacatcaatctgtatgccaggagtgaacgagatatcgattcactgatccacaccactaggatctacagcaatgacatcagaatgtcattcggactggaggagtgtagttggatggtaacaaagagagggaaggtagtcagaactgaagTGATTGCACTACCAGATGGCAACTTTGCAGACATTGTGGACAGCTACAAGTatcttggaatcccacaggcaaatgggaaccatcaagaggccgctaggaaagctgcaacctctaAGTACCTGCAAAGAATTAGGCAAGTCCTAAGGAGTAAGCTGattgggaagaacaagatccgggctatcaacacctatgccctgccagttgtcagataccctggtgggataataagctggccaaaggaagcaacagaagccactgatgtcaagacaagaaagctccttaccacgCATGgtgggtttcaccccaaattcAGCACcatgagactgtacgctaagcggaaggaacgaggccaaggactagtgagtgtcagaaccactatcctagatgaaacaacaaagatccatgaatacatcaggaagatggccacaaaggaccgtgttcctgttcttgctccttttctttcttgggtttctgctgcctgaggtactcactaagcacatggtCCTTTGTGGCCataggagcaagaacaggaacgatcatggaaggacagaccATCAGCAGATCAAAGAAGTGGTTGACATAGAAAagtcctaccaatggctggacaaagctggaccgatagacagcacagaggcactaatcatggcagcacaggaacaagctctaagcacaaggttgatagaggctggggggtaccacaccaggcaagattccaggtgcaggctgtgcaaagatgaccctgagacaatccagcacataacagcagggtgcaagatgctagcaggcagggcatacatggaacactaTAACCAAGTGgtcggcatagtatacaggaacatctgtgctgagtatgacttGGAAGTCCCGAcatcaaaatgggatacaccccaaaggtggttgagagcaacagagctaagatcctgtgggacttccagatacagacagacaaagttGTGAtcgctaaccaaccggacatcgtagtggtggacaaacaaaggaagaaggtcgtagtgatagacgttgcaataccaagtgacagcaacatcaagaagaaggaacatgagaagctcgataaataccaagggctcagagaggagctgaaaggatgtggaaggtgaaggtaacagtggtccccgtggtaatcagaactgtcggggcagtgacccccaaactgggagagtggcacCAGCAGATTCTTGGaatgacatccaagatctctgtccagaagagcgcaatccTTGGAACAgttaagatactgtgcaggaccctaaagctcccaggcctctggtagaggacccgagatTGGAAGGCAAATAGACCACCTGTAGGGGCAAGCTGGGattggtttatatatatatatatatatatatatatatatatatatatatatatatatatatatatatatatatatatattaggggtgggactcgattaaaaaaattaatcgaattaattacaagctttgtaattaattaatcgaaattaatcgcattttaatcgcatttcaatatttgacatgagaaatattaatttaagtttagttgatgaatgaatcaatatacataagcttaaacttcaaaattttgtttattttcccaccagtctactacacagaccaacgaaggccggaagtgctcctgtgataagcaaacacctgaaactaaagttaagcatcataactggatagttttattcaacattaatgtctgacttaatatagttggaaattaatcattcgctcagctgtattccttgatgttgaaatgtgttatgcttgttttaacagcttattttgaattaaagacttcaaattaaaccacaaaaaggagaaaacgttcgttctccgtttaaccagctgtttttacacagctgtgcttcgcactcacggttgctaggcgacatgagctacgcagaggtgatggcagctgatatgaaggctagccgctcacttccggcctttgtggcgttcgtgggctgcgaaagacgtgggccgggtccttcgcaggatgcggcccctaatttggacattgtgcgtcgatataatctgtatgccgggaactcgcgcactgagaaaggttccacggtgcaaagtgcgattaaaatgcgttaaaatttttaacgcgttaatttccccgtaattaattaatcgaaattaacgcgttaaagtcccacccctaatatatatatatatatatatatatatatatatatataaactgaaAGTTATTCTCAGTTGCAATGTGGACTCTTAATCAAGTTTACATATTTTCATGGTATGTTTTCAGTTCAGGGAGCGTATGGATCACATTTGTCCTCTTAATGTGCCATCACACTAGTGTATCTGTTTAAATGCTGCTTTGTCTTTGTTGAAGTCATTCTAGGACCAGGCACAACCTGCTTTCTTTGATTCTGAATGTAAATGCAAATAGGAGAGTGTTGACACCCTTTTATAAGTAACCATACATGAATGAAAGGCTTGAGTGTGATTCAAAATAGAAGTTCTAACAAGGATGGACTTGTAGCTAGTTTTATTAGAGAGAATGTGCATGCatatctctgcttttttttttttttttttgcataaatggTAATGGCATTCAACAGGCGTTTTTCTTCTGGGCAAACCAGTTTAGAATTGCAGATTCCAAAGAAGTGTGGGGAGCTAGTGGCAGCAGAGATAAAGGCTGTGACTGGGCCAGccaccaaaaataaaaagtgaaagtCACCTAAGAGTTTAAGCTGTGATGTAGAAGCACCACAGCAATAGCTGCTGAGCACCCAACTCAGAGATTATATAGCACTAAACACAGGGAATCAACTTTTTTATTTGCATCAGCGTCTTGAGACTAATTTAGACTTGTTTTGCTCAAAGGCACTTCTGCCAATAAAGGAGAGGCTTCAGCAAGATACTTTGCACAATTATATAAACATGTTCTCTTCAACTAGAGCACAGACTTAGACAAAGGTTTAATTAAAGACTCCTTTCAAACCTCACAGTAAACAGTGCAAATCTCTAATTCTATGCCACTGAAGCAGCTCTgtaaacttttgttttgtttgcacacTTTTTTTGCTAGTAAGACATGCAAGCACATAACTTTTTAATCTAACAAATTCTGCTTCCCTTTTACGCAGTGTTAATGCAATCTGCGAAAACCGGGCCTATCTTTGTAGCTCAGGGTCAGAGTTCTGAGAATTCTACAGTGCGCAGCCTTGTTAAAGATTAACTTCTGCGTCAGCTGACTTCTCAGAAACTTTGCCATTTTTAAATCAGGGGCGGGCTGTTGCTATGAGGAAGTGAAGCAACTTAATAACCAATACTGTCTGAAAGGCAGTTCCTCAGCTCATGTTACAATGTTACAACACTTGAGCGACTGAAATGGGTTGTACTTTTGAAACTAAAACTGTTTTGTGAAGTTTACTTTTGAATATCTCAGATGAGAGTTAGGCTGCCCTAAACACCTAATAGCCTGCAGACTGAAACCACTAGTTTTCATGGCAAAggggtgggggaaaaaaaaacaaggacaatAATATCCAAAAACTTTTGCAGTTTGAGTAAAGACAGATTAGGCCTGAAAATTGTTATTTCTCTTAGACGGGCAGTTTCTGGGACGTGCTCTATGATGGCTACAGGGTGCATGCAGACAAAGGTTTCTAAACCACTCCTCTAACTATCCCATGTTAGGAATGTAGTACTATTACATTCAAGCACAACTAAATGTTTGaaaggagtttaaaaaaaaaaaaacacaatgcacTGTAATGGTTTCATAGAATCCATATGACAGCTTCCTCTTAAGTTTTGCCACAACTGACCACTTATCCCAATGTACAAACCACAATGAGTTTGAAATTTGGTGCAACAGcagtttcattttcagttcagtataCAATATTTAACTCTTTTgcaacaaaatgttttaatttcatctGTAAATTGGTGGCATTTTAGAATTTCTCTGCCAATATGTAGTTATGTGCTACCCCCATGTTTTTGTGCCATCACACCACTTTTGGTCTTTTTATATTGATGGATTCCCTCAAATATAAAAGCCACTTCATACTTTTGGAAAACAgcattactcctttaaaaaagaagcaaaaattaaagataaacaccctcacacacacacacacacacagtgtattgTTCTAACCTGGTTACCAGTTTCAAGGTTGTTCAAAGACTGTTTCACACTACAGAGGAGTCTGTTTTCTGCATGCACAATCCATATGGGGATTGTGCAAACTGTTGTATGAAATTGCCTCAGCCTTAATTCCCCATTGTCTACCAGTCTTTTCTTCAGTTAGCCACCACCCAGGTTACTCCTGTAGTTATCATTAGCTGCAGGAAAAGACTAGGAGAGGTCTGCTGTGGATCATCACCATGGTGAGACTCTACTCCATTTCTTCCTGAGACCTCAGTGAGCGTTGTTTGTTCTGTAACCCAAGACAACAGGAGGATCTGAACAAACAGGGGTGAAGCCACACATCATTACCAAGGATCCCCCTGCTTGAGACTTGATGCCACTTCTCAGATTAATGACACAAGCAAAAAGAGAGCAGAACACATCAGAAGTGTACTTTAGAAACCTTCTCGCCAACAAGCATATTAAATATGTGgttaaaagacattaaaaacattacaaattCAAATACCCAATTAAATGTATCATATCTGACCAAGTCATAAGTTTCTAGGTAGCTAAAACACAGGAAGTAGACTGTTATGTAATTTCAGGATGTTGTGAACTCCTTTACCCCAGTTTCACAAACtacttgttgaattcagttgtgcaCCAGCTCTTTGCAGATAAAATGCTACAGATGCACCTAGCAGAAGTGCAGACGCAGCTGAGCACTTTGTGTGATGAAGGTGTTGCTGCAGTCTCAAATTTCTAGGAAATGGCAGCCATTGCTCTGCATTTGGGTTGTGGTGTCATTGTACTTCAAAGGCTAACAGATATGGAGATATTAAACTTTAAAGCTTAGTGCAgtgtttaaatatgaaaataattagTGTAGATATAACCAGTTTCCTGCTTTTGCAAATTTCCCTTTAAGGATAGACTGTCAAAAGGCCAAACTGTgtgaattaaatacatttttaattctaGGTtgtgtgcgtttttttttttttttgaaagcttACATCTGGGTTTCATTATTCAGAGTCCATTGTTGGTACAGAGTAATGTTATTTTGGGCAACTGTCATCTTCTAGTCCTTGCTCTGTTTGTCCCCTCACAAACTTTCCAGGATCCTGAACACTCAAAAGTCCAGCGTGATGTTGGGATCATCTCTTAGTCCAACATTTTCAGAACCAGGAAGTATTTCCACTCATGcaattcctcctcctccagcactCAGTGGAAAAATTGCAATCATTCAGGTTTTCCTTCCATTTCTGTATCATTCTCACAAACCACTGTCACCAAAAACCAAGTAAACACAAGAGGGGGAAAAGACTaggaaaaaaccaaaaaaaatttttttttctcattttaatacATCTAGCACAGTTTacagagttaaaaaaataagatctgtaaattaaataatatttatatatattataaattcaCATGGTGGTTGAAGTTCAGATAAGCAAggctgggggggaaaaaaaaaaaaaaaaaaaaaaaaactgtccaaaaAAGGCTGGTGTGTCCTTTTTCACCTGATCAACAGGGCCAGTGTTGCCCCAATACCAGCAAATCCAGCAAAGGCCATGAGTGTGTTCCTCACTGTTGACTCGGGGTCTGCTACACGAAAAAACTCCACAAATCCATCCTGGAAACAAAGAATAAAGATGCGAAGGTCAAGCAGAGATACAGAAAAAGTCCTTTGAAGCACAGTAAGGGAAGTTATGCAACCAGGAActtttttggcaaaaaaaaaaaaaaaaaaccccattcaaatgaatcatTACTCACCCATGCATTGTTTTTAACCAGCCAGTCTCGTTGGTCAGACAGCAGGTATGTGGAAATCTCCTGGCTCACCAGCTCCACACAATTGTCCCTGCCTTTTTCCTTCAAGCGCTGACACACCACTGCCCCAAAGGCCATCAGACTGGCAATACGACCCCAGTTGGTGGTTTTGTCTGCAAACAGGCTCTTGGCTACCGCGCTCACAAATGTCACGTCCTCCCCTCTTTCATCCAATGACAATTTGTTGACCATTcctataaacaaaaacaaaaaaacaactctagTTCAGACATCTAAATTACTGCCATTCAAATAATTAAGTTGAAACTTAGTGAGACAGAAGAATCAATTCAAAAGCAGCCCGTGACTGAAAGACAAACGCTGTGAGCCGTCTTTGTGTAACATCCGCACAGACTGGTTTCAACTTACCGTTGTATGCGTATCGGTGCTTTTCTAATACGTCCGCCACAactcttttcattgtttttagtgCTTCGCTTTCTTTCCATCGTCGTTGAGAAAGTCCAGTAAAGTCTCTAAAGAAACTAGTAATGAGGCTTTTCGTTTCCCTCTCCAGCGCCTCGTCGGATTCACTATCCGAATGAAACTCCGGGGTGCTCGGCAACGAACCGTCTTCCACGTCGTCCGTGATATTTTTTGGTGCATATCCGTTTGTTGAGACCACCCCCAGGTTGTTCGGCCGTTTTGGGGTACCATTGGAGTCTTTAGGTGTACCTGTGGCATCTTGCGGAGAGGAATTCCCCGATCCATAGTGCATTGTTCCGTCCACGACTCCATTTTGAGGAAGAAAAAGGTCCATGACATTTTTATACGAGCTCATTCGACAATTCCTCATAGTACACGTgttcattttgactgttttaaACTAACACCAATTCGTTAACGCGAAACTGTATTTCGAGAAACTTTCGGCGCTAGCCTGTATCAGACAAAAAGCTGGCTTCTTGCCTAATACCCTACGTTGTTCATCTCTGCAGCGGAAGCAAGTATTGCGCTGAACAGCCGTGCGCACCGACTTTATACCTGCAGCTGACGTCAAAGCACATCCGGCCGATCCAACGTCATCTGGTTATAACCAGTATAAATGTTATACCAGTATTAACCAGAAGAAAATTGTGTTTTATATAAAAACGAGAGAAAAAATATAGAAAGTCATAGTTATTAAAAAAGAGAACTTAAGTGAGCAAAGATTTATCTATGAACGCTGTTGTTTTTCCATGGCATCAAAAATTAAGGTATGAAGTTATGATTGGCATCGTCATAAACACTCCCAAAGTCaatcacaataataataataactacaATACCACTGATATTACTCACAAGTTAAAATTACAACAATGTGTTAAATCTGCATCAATACCTGACAGAACATTTGAAATGAATTTACTTTTAACCTTTAATTTGGGAAATATTTTtcccaaaataaaaactaaatatattCAAAGTACAGTTTTTTAACAGatgttgaaagaaaaaatatactttatttatctcAGATTGGGTAAAATCTTTTGCTACAGTTgtcaatataaataataataataataataatccaaagtaaaatattttaaactcaAAGCAAAACTTGTAATAATTTACTAAacgtagtaaaaaaaaaaaaaaaaaaaaaaaatcacacggCATAACAATGTGTAAGACTagggttaaaataaaatgttaaaatgagaGTACATTAGATCATCTCCTGGACAGATGTGCTGAACGGCAGATATCCACCAAGGTATGAAATAGCATCATTACAGGCCTTCAATCTCACTCCAACATTAATCTCACAAAATAACAGAGGGAAATTAATCATTGTTAAAACTCCAGACTCCATAATGTTCATTTACCACCACCCTGTCTTGCGTGtaagcacacacacttttatgcCTCTTTAAGTTTAAGAATAGCTTTTGTGTTCTCCAAACTATAAGATTATTATTAGTGGTTCTCATCAAGTAAGATGCTAGTAAATTGGAAATTCCTAGAATCTTCCATGCTGGTTGTCTGTCTCACACCTAAATGATAATGCTTCCCCCTAGTGGAAAATGCAAGGTTGCACCTcccatgtgtgtgagtgtgcgcttATGTTTTCATCCAGAACATTCTGGGTTTCAGACTTCTTCTGATGTCCACCTAAGAAATCTCAGGATGTAGTCGCCAACAAATGCATCTGTTCAACATGTAACAAGCAGAAATAGCCAAAAACTCatcaaaaaacaacaagaaagtcTTATTAATGTAAAAGTTTATTTCAAATACTGACAAAAATCCTCTCACCTACTTCCACACAACTGAAACATTCGAAGTACCCTTGTACTTTTCTGAAGTCTTAAAATCACTCCCATATTTTCCAGACATCCTGTTTATCATGTAaacccttaattttttttttttttttttttttttgtggaagcaaGGGTGCATCTGATTTCCCTGCAGTTATCTTGGGCCAGGATGAAATATACTAATTATTCATTAAGagaatacaagaaaaaaaatattacttgcaaaacaagaaaacagataAGGTAAAAGCAGCACAAGAGTACTTCAGAGCACAC
This window of the Archocentrus centrarchus isolate MPI-CPG fArcCen1 chromosome 16, fArcCen1, whole genome shotgun sequence genome carries:
- the mcl1b gene encoding induced myeloid leukemia cell differentiation protein Mcl-1b, whose amino-acid sequence is MNTCTMRNCRMSSYKNVMDLFLPQNGVVDGTMHYGSGNSSPQDATGTPKDSNGTPKRPNNLGVVSTNGYAPKNITDDVEDGSLPSTPEFHSDSESDEALERETKSLITSFFRDFTGLSQRRWKESEALKTMKRVVADVLEKHRYAYNGMVNKLSLDERGEDVTFVSAVAKSLFADKTTNWGRIASLMAFGAVVCQRLKEKGRDNCVELVSQEISTYLLSDQRDWLVKNNAWDGFVEFFRVADPESTVRNTLMAFAGFAGIGATLALLIR